A stretch of Leptospira terpstrae serovar Hualin str. LT 11-33 = ATCC 700639 DNA encodes these proteins:
- a CDS encoding BrnT family toxin: protein MLFEWDLEKEKTNLAKHQLSFSKASLVFADPKTIYLSDPDHSDGEIREIALGKIENITIAVVIFVDRSNKGEEIIRIISARKATLNEEAQYYSKEIN, encoded by the coding sequence ATGCTTTTCGAATGGGATCTAGAAAAAGAAAAAACGAATTTAGCAAAACACCAGCTTTCCTTCTCTAAAGCTTCATTAGTTTTTGCCGATCCAAAAACCATTTATTTATCCGATCCTGATCATTCGGATGGAGAAATTAGAGAAATTGCCCTCGGAAAAATTGAAAATATTACCATTGCAGTCGTAATTTTTGTTGATAGATCAAATAAAGGCGAAGAAATTATAAGAATAATCTCTGCTAGAAAAGCAACTTTAAACGAAGAAGCTCAATATTATTCAAAAGAGATAAACTAA
- a CDS encoding helix-turn-helix domain-containing protein encodes MKNTSNNKLFNSLNKGLNEAIEFSEGKSNLKLKQTSISVPKLPNFKGKDIKNIRTKLHLTQSVFANTLGVSEKTVEAWESGRNIPQGPAQRMLFVLKNNSNPLDILGIKVS; translated from the coding sequence ATGAAAAATACATCAAACAATAAATTGTTTAACAGTCTTAATAAAGGTTTGAATGAAGCTATTGAATTTTCAGAAGGAAAATCTAACTTAAAACTAAAACAAACTTCTATATCCGTTCCGAAACTTCCTAATTTCAAAGGAAAAGATATTAAAAATATTAGAACCAAATTACATCTTACTCAATCTGTTTTTGCAAACACACTGGGAGTTTCGGAGAAAACTGTAGAGGCATGGGAATCTGGAAGAAATATTCCACAAGGACCAGCACAAAGAATGCTATTCGTTTTAAAAAATAATTCAAATCCGCTAGATATTTTAGGAATAAAAGTTAGTTAG
- a CDS encoding type II toxin-antitoxin system RelE/ParE family toxin translates to MKRLFVHLPDFDNFWKKAKLDDQELLEFQTHLLENPKSGVVIKETNGIRKVRWKKKGSGKSSGIRVFYLDVEEFEILFLITLLEKNDKDNLSKAQLKILGQLTLTLKDALKKERRKL, encoded by the coding sequence TTGAAAAGATTATTCGTTCATTTACCGGATTTTGATAATTTCTGGAAGAAAGCAAAACTAGATGATCAGGAACTTTTAGAGTTTCAAACTCATTTACTAGAAAATCCGAAATCTGGTGTTGTAATTAAAGAAACTAACGGGATCAGAAAAGTCCGGTGGAAAAAGAAAGGATCAGGCAAAAGTTCTGGAATCAGAGTCTTCTACCTTGATGTTGAAGAGTTTGAAATTCTCTTTCTCATTACCTTACTTGAAAAGAATGATAAAGATAACTTATCTAAAGCACAGCTAAAAATTTTAGGACAGTTGACTTTAACACTAAAAGATGCTTTAAAAAAAGAAAGGAGGAAGTTATGA
- a CDS encoding helix-turn-helix domain-containing protein codes for MKQEVKKASTTKSTFDRLMKDKSFKAKFEKEYDALNLSETLIELMESQKVSVRELSKKANVSSTVIQEIRSGKQDNPTLLVLSKLIHTLGGEIVIKKGKKTLASV; via the coding sequence ATGAAACAAGAAGTAAAAAAGGCATCTACTACTAAATCTACATTTGATCGTTTAATGAAAGATAAATCCTTCAAAGCTAAATTTGAAAAGGAATATGATGCTCTAAATCTTTCTGAAACTTTAATCGAACTTATGGAATCGCAAAAAGTATCCGTTAGAGAACTTTCAAAAAAAGCAAATGTTTCTAGCACGGTAATTCAAGAAATTAGAAGTGGAAAACAAGATAATCCAACTTTACTTGTCCTATCTAAATTAATTCACACCTTAGGTGGAGAAATAGTCATAAAGAAAGGGAAGAAAACATTGGCTAGTGTATAA
- a CDS encoding type II toxin-antitoxin system RelE/ParE family toxin — protein sequence MKEFTAYKGEKFTVEWYFDEKEKSDVLDYFNELPDDLKIKTLALFKRFADIGEIKDKTKFNFEGDSLFAFKPIPHRFLCFFVKGKKIIITNAFVKKTDKLPKNEKIRAIKRREDYETRSKKGIYY from the coding sequence GTGAAAGAATTTACAGCTTATAAAGGCGAAAAATTCACTGTTGAATGGTATTTTGATGAAAAAGAGAAATCTGATGTTCTAGATTATTTCAATGAACTTCCAGATGATTTAAAAATTAAAACTTTGGCTTTGTTCAAAAGATTTGCTGATATTGGTGAAATCAAAGACAAAACTAAATTCAATTTTGAAGGAGACTCTCTTTTCGCTTTCAAACCAATTCCTCACAGGTTTCTTTGCTTTTTTGTAAAAGGGAAGAAAATAATCATTACTAATGCTTTTGTTAAGAAAACTGATAAACTGCCTAAAAACGAAAAGATTAGAGCTATAAAAAGAAGGGAAGATTATGAAACAAGAAGTAAAAAAGGCATCTACTACTAA